Proteins encoded within one genomic window of Gammaproteobacteria bacterium:
- a CDS encoding GTP-binding protein, translating to MAKEKFQRTKPHVNVGTIGHVDHGKTTLTAAMTRVLSAKYGGEVMAFDDIDNAPEERERGITIATAHVEYETEARHYAHVDCPGHADYVKNMITGAA from the coding sequence GTGGCGAAAGAGAAATTTCAGCGAACCAAGCCGCATGTAAATGTTGGGACTATTGGTCATGTAGATCATGGTAAGACGACGTTGACGGCGGCGATGACGCGGGTATTGAGTGCCAAGTATGGTGGTGAGGTGATGGCATTTGATGATATTGACAATGCGCCTGAAGAGCGTGAGCGTGGTATTACGATAGCGACTGCGCACGTGGAGTATGAGACGGAGGCGCGTCATTATGCGCATGTGGACTGTCCGGGGCATGCGGACTATGTGAAGAACATGATTACGGGTGCGGCGC